In Schistocerca nitens isolate TAMUIC-IGC-003100 chromosome 10, iqSchNite1.1, whole genome shotgun sequence, a single window of DNA contains:
- the LOC126210403 gene encoding uncharacterized protein LOC126210403 isoform X2 has translation MKRQRDLYLTQRCCIITIQRWFRSVWSKREREAIRKVLVPISQSEIENRAAVKIQAFWRGFAARKRLPSNCLSLKNRGVTRNPSQPVQTLRWKYTNILRCFEQNSLGQLIMLFESLTSLTTV, from the exons ATGAAACGTCAGCGTGATTTGTATTTGACACAGAGATGTTGTATTATTACTATACAGAGATGGTTCAGGAGTGTTTGGTCCAAAAGAGAAAGAGAAGCAATACGAAAAGTACTAGTTCCCATAtcccaatcagaaattgaaaatcgtGCTGCGGTCAAAATACAG GCCTTTTGGAGGGGTTTTGCTGCACGAAAGCGGCTGCCTAGTAACTGCTTAAGTCTGAAAAATAGAGGTGTTACCAGAAACCCCTCGCAACCTGTTCAGACATTGCGGTGGAAGTACACAAATATTCTGAGGTGCTTTGAACAGAATTCCCTGGGACAGTTGATCATGCTCTTCGAGTCTCTAA